One window of Sulfurospirillum sp. 1612 genomic DNA carries:
- a CDS encoding TOBE domain-containing protein — translation MNPLKAEVIKIENHENLNIVTFAFGDQTLVMLGLELAEGVKLGSEVELSVKPTHVAIGKEFYGDISFSNQLSAKIIEIDNGILLSSVKLATSDAIFESIVSRKSSQRMDLNVGDSVNLFFKASDLYIKRVL, via the coding sequence GTGAATCCACTCAAAGCGGAGGTCATCAAGATTGAAAATCATGAGAACCTCAATATCGTAACGTTCGCTTTTGGCGATCAAACCTTGGTGATGCTTGGTCTAGAATTGGCAGAAGGGGTGAAACTAGGCAGTGAGGTGGAACTCAGTGTCAAGCCGACCCATGTTGCAATAGGAAAAGAATTTTATGGCGATATCAGTTTTAGCAATCAACTCTCTGCAAAAATCATTGAGATTGATAATGGTATCTTGCTCAGTAGTGTTAAATTAGCCACGTCTGATGCCATTTTTGAAAGTATTGTCTCACGTAAGAGTTCGCAAAGGATGGATTTGAATGTCGGCGATTCGGTCAATCTTTTTTTCAAAGCGAGTGATTTGTATATTAAGAGGGTGTTATAA